From the genome of Sulfurovum sp. NBC37-1, one region includes:
- the murD gene encoding UDP-N-acetylmuramoyl-L-alanine--D-glutamate ligase has product MKPTLFGYGLTTKAIARKLGGGCTFFDDKTNEPYTDEMGNHIYPSSMFDPDKSELEVTTPSLKPDHPLIQKAKHLLSEYDYFLSPVGCCPPTAPGTPSCDTAAVRTQHPTYTKPFTVWISGTNGKTTTTQMLTHLLEHRGAVSGGNIGTPLADLDTEAPVWVLETSSYTLHHTRTASPNIYLLLPITPDHLDWHGTAEAYAADKLRPLLTMREGELALVHKGLNLPETDAFVVEYDSIDFLSDYFNINPARINFKAAFLEDAMLALAITRILFDEVDYDRINTFKMDLNRQQEIHDAKGRLWVNDSKATNVDAAIQAIRAYDDHHIHLIAGGDDKGVDLHPFFDAMSQVSLTLYTIGTNSDRLLSLANEYNIEAAESKTLENAVTNIDKKMDANDVGLLSPAAASFDQFKNYAQRGEIFINLVKKLSKD; this is encoded by the coding sequence ATGAAACCCACTCTATTCGGATACGGTCTTACCACAAAGGCGATCGCCAGAAAACTTGGCGGTGGTTGTACTTTCTTCGATGACAAGACAAATGAACCTTACACGGATGAAATGGGAAACCATATCTATCCTTCATCCATGTTCGATCCGGATAAAAGCGAACTTGAAGTCACCACACCAAGCCTCAAACCGGATCATCCGCTTATCCAAAAAGCGAAACATCTATTGAGCGAATACGACTACTTCCTTTCTCCTGTAGGGTGCTGTCCCCCGACGGCACCGGGAACCCCAAGCTGTGATACTGCTGCTGTGAGGACACAGCACCCTACGTATACCAAACCGTTCACCGTTTGGATCTCCGGCACAAACGGAAAGACCACCACCACACAGATGCTCACCCACTTGCTGGAACACAGGGGAGCGGTGAGCGGTGGTAACATCGGTACACCGTTGGCAGACCTGGACACAGAGGCACCTGTCTGGGTACTGGAGACAAGCTCTTATACCCTTCACCATACAAGGACCGCTTCACCCAACATCTACTTGCTGCTTCCCATCACTCCGGATCATCTTGACTGGCACGGTACGGCAGAAGCCTATGCAGCTGACAAGCTCAGACCCCTGCTCACCATGAGAGAGGGAGAGCTTGCGCTTGTACACAAAGGTCTGAATTTGCCCGAGACCGATGCTTTCGTGGTCGAATATGACTCCATCGACTTTCTTTCAGACTATTTCAATATCAATCCAGCCCGCATCAACTTCAAAGCAGCTTTCCTCGAAGATGCCATGCTGGCATTGGCGATCACACGGATTCTCTTTGATGAGGTCGATTATGACCGTATCAACACTTTCAAAATGGACCTCAACAGGCAGCAGGAAATTCATGATGCAAAAGGAAGACTCTGGGTAAATGACTCCAAAGCCACCAATGTCGATGCTGCCATCCAGGCCATCAGGGCTTATGACGATCATCATATCCATCTCATCGCCGGCGGGGATGACAAAGGTGTCGACCTGCATCCTTTTTTCGATGCCATGTCACAAGTTTCCCTTACATTATATACCATTGGAACAAACAGTGACAGACTGCTTTCTCTTGCCAACGAATATAACATTGAAGCAGCAGAGTCGAAAACACTTGAAAATGCTGTCACCAATATTGACAAAAAGATGGACGCAAATGATGTTGGACTGCTCTCTCCCGCCGCTGCAAGTTTTGACCAGTTCAAAAATTATGCCCAAAGAGGAGAAATTTTTATAAACTTGGTAAAAAAGTTAAGTAAAGATTAA
- a CDS encoding tyrosine-type recombinase/integrase produces the protein MNNEKLKEYIETFLDYLLDVRGYSEVSVTTYEIALRQMSGVSHFYEEDGISVLDITPFRFNIVKNSKKTIVKKLSAVRSFVKYLEDQCNIPVKLIADESIKVPQSLPKPIEEQYIEEVLAKANVEEKLLISMLYGLGLRISELSGLKLEDIKGEWIQIHGKGNKVRELPLMKSLQKLIGVYMDQNGPKRYLFEKGNAPMNAAQLRYKLTKLFKKEGLKVTPHQLRHSFATHLLNHGARIADVSELLGHETMATTQVYTKLGSVKKMQEYMSAHPLADKNL, from the coding sequence ATGAATAACGAGAAACTGAAAGAATATATTGAAACGTTTCTTGATTATCTTCTTGATGTACGCGGTTATTCGGAAGTATCTGTAACGACCTATGAGATCGCACTGCGCCAGATGAGCGGAGTGAGCCATTTTTACGAAGAGGACGGCATAAGTGTTCTTGACATCACCCCTTTTCGCTTTAATATTGTTAAAAACAGTAAAAAGACCATCGTCAAAAAACTTTCAGCTGTGCGCTCCTTTGTCAAATATCTTGAAGACCAGTGCAATATCCCGGTAAAACTTATAGCAGATGAGTCCATTAAAGTACCCCAGAGCCTCCCAAAGCCCATTGAAGAACAGTATATAGAGGAAGTGTTGGCCAAAGCCAATGTGGAAGAAAAACTGCTTATCAGTATGCTTTACGGTCTGGGGTTGAGGATCTCCGAACTCAGCGGGCTGAAACTTGAAGATATCAAAGGCGAATGGATACAGATACACGGAAAAGGCAATAAAGTAAGGGAACTGCCTCTGATGAAATCTTTGCAAAAGCTGATCGGTGTATATATGGATCAGAATGGCCCCAAAAGGTATCTCTTTGAAAAAGGGAATGCTCCGATGAATGCCGCGCAGCTGCGATACAAACTGACAAAACTGTTTAAAAAAGAAGGACTGAAAGTCACGCCCCATCAGCTGCGTCATTCCTTTGCCACGCACCTGCTCAACCATGGTGCACGTATTGCAGATGTCAGTGAACTGCTTGGTCATGAGACGATGGCTACTACACAGGTCTATACCAAACTTGGTTCTGTCAAGAAGATGCAGGAGTACATGAGTGCGCATCCGTTGGCAGATAAAAATCTGTAG
- the gpmI gene encoding 2,3-bisphosphoglycerate-independent phosphoglycerate mutase, which produces MELQKTVLIITDGIGYKPQGGCNAFEGAKKPTYDRLFKTAPYALISTHGLSVGLPEGQMGNSEVGHMTIGSGRVLYQDLVKISLALEDGSIEENQALKEILETSDRVHLIGLLSDGGVHSHIEHTIGFAKLAKHRGKRVFLHLITDGRDVSPTSAKRYIEQIEAICDEDISIATIGGRFYTMDRDNRWERVEKGYCAIAEATPKTTMSPESYVDESYARNETDEFIEPVAFEGYEGMKEGDAVIVTNFRSDRVREITTALGDPNFDTFDRKFIPLHIATMTQYDASFPYPVLFPKEAPKNTLAEVISRAGLRQLHTAETEKYAHVTFFLNGGIEEPMIGESRVLIPSPDVKTYDMKPEMSAPQVGEAVRKAMDEAYEFIVVNFANGDMVGHTGNYDAARQAVEAVDSELGKIIEKAKEDGYAVVLTSDHGNCEEMCDIEGHVLTNHTVGEVWCFILADGVDKVKEGGGLNNIAPTVLKLMGLDIPEEMDEPLIA; this is translated from the coding sequence ATGGAACTACAGAAAACAGTGTTGATCATCACAGACGGTATCGGGTATAAACCACAGGGAGGCTGCAATGCATTCGAGGGAGCCAAAAAGCCTACCTATGACAGGCTTTTCAAAACGGCACCGTATGCTCTGATATCGACACATGGTCTGAGTGTCGGATTGCCTGAGGGACAGATGGGGAACTCTGAAGTGGGACATATGACGATCGGGTCCGGACGGGTCCTGTATCAGGATCTTGTCAAGATATCACTGGCACTGGAAGACGGTAGCATCGAGGAGAACCAGGCACTTAAAGAGATACTTGAAACGAGTGACCGTGTACATCTGATTGGACTGTTGAGTGACGGTGGGGTGCATTCTCATATCGAGCATACGATCGGTTTTGCCAAACTGGCAAAACACAGAGGCAAAAGAGTTTTCCTGCACCTCATTACGGACGGTAGGGATGTAAGTCCGACGTCTGCAAAGCGCTATATTGAACAGATTGAAGCGATCTGCGATGAAGATATCTCCATTGCTACGATAGGTGGACGTTTTTACACTATGGACAGGGACAATCGCTGGGAGCGGGTAGAAAAAGGGTATTGTGCCATTGCGGAAGCGACTCCAAAAACGACAATGAGCCCTGAATCCTATGTCGATGAGAGTTATGCGAGGAATGAAACGGATGAGTTCATTGAGCCTGTAGCCTTTGAGGGGTATGAGGGGATGAAGGAAGGAGATGCAGTCATCGTGACCAACTTCCGTTCCGATAGAGTGCGTGAGATAACAACTGCCCTGGGAGATCCGAACTTCGATACTTTCGATCGTAAGTTCATCCCCCTGCATATTGCAACGATGACACAGTATGATGCCTCTTTCCCTTATCCGGTACTTTTCCCCAAAGAGGCACCGAAAAATACTTTGGCAGAAGTGATATCGAGGGCTGGCTTGAGACAGCTGCATACGGCAGAGACAGAAAAGTATGCCCATGTCACTTTCTTTTTGAATGGCGGTATAGAAGAACCGATGATAGGGGAGAGCCGTGTGCTCATTCCCAGTCCGGATGTCAAGACTTACGACATGAAACCGGAAATGTCTGCACCTCAGGTCGGTGAAGCGGTCCGGAAAGCTATGGATGAGGCTTATGAATTCATTGTGGTGAATTTTGCCAACGGTGACATGGTCGGGCATACGGGCAATTACGATGCGGCACGGCAGGCAGTCGAAGCGGTGGACAGTGAACTTGGAAAGATCATTGAAAAAGCCAAAGAGGACGGATATGCTGTCGTGTTGACCAGTGACCACGGTAACTGTGAAGAGATGTGTGATATTGAAGGGCACGTTCTGACCAACCATACGGTAGGTGAAGTATGGTGTTTCATACTTGCAGATGGTGTGGATAAGGTCAAGGAAGGCGGAGGTTTAAACAATATCGCGCCTACGGTGCTGAAACTGATGGGACTGGACATTCCTGAAGAGATGGATGAACCGCTGATTGCATAG
- a CDS encoding lysophospholipid acyltransferase family protein, which translates to MKHFFRTVAKVILPPLLYVLMRIIWFSTSKKFHFISLVGEEQHVCVCWHGELFMSPQAYRKIHKTRPASAIISSHFDGSLIAGTLKLFHIRPLRGSTKKGARQVLLQAFKSIKAGEEVLITPDGPRGPRHSMSDGAVGIALKSGLPIFIMNFTAENYWQLKSWDRFVIPKPFSKVDFYLQSVSLEGMDFEEAKAYLSERMLEHTII; encoded by the coding sequence ATGAAACATTTCTTCAGAACTGTGGCGAAGGTCATTCTTCCTCCTCTTCTTTATGTATTGATGCGGATCATCTGGTTCAGCACCTCCAAAAAATTCCACTTCATCTCTCTTGTCGGTGAAGAACAGCATGTCTGTGTCTGCTGGCACGGAGAACTTTTTATGAGTCCGCAGGCGTATAGAAAGATCCATAAGACACGGCCTGCCTCGGCTATTATCTCTTCCCATTTCGACGGTTCCCTGATCGCAGGGACACTGAAACTCTTTCACATAAGACCCCTGAGAGGTTCTACCAAAAAAGGCGCGAGACAGGTACTTTTGCAAGCGTTTAAAAGTATCAAAGCAGGTGAAGAAGTGCTGATAACCCCTGACGGACCACGCGGTCCAAGACATTCAATGAGTGATGGTGCAGTGGGTATTGCACTTAAAAGCGGTCTGCCGATCTTTATTATGAATTTCACGGCAGAGAATTACTGGCAGCTGAAAAGCTGGGATAGATTCGTCATTCCCAAACCTTTTTCAAAAGTTGATTTCTATCTGCAGAGCGTCAGCTTGGAAGGAATGGACTTCGAAGAAGCAAAAGCCTATCTTTCCGAGAGAATGCTGGAGCATACAATTATATAA
- the tilS gene encoding tRNA lysidine(34) synthetase TilS, with product MTLDTKNLKNKKNLLAFSAGVDSSALFFLLIENNIRFDIAIVDYNIREQSKNELAHAKALAKEHKLFCHTIQAPMFDTHFESKARKFRYKFFESLIQTEGYDNLITAHQLNDQLEWLLMRLTKGAGVSELIGLEPVTHRENYTLVRPLLEYSKDELLIYLKENNHPYFIDESNIDVKYERNLFRKQFSDPLIAKYKEGIKRSFDYLRKDKKSLEKDFETIFTEKKLKIIKLHTISAKIKAADLSLKELGYLLSAAQRQEIAKEQTLVIGGEWVVEIQDDLLYIAPYRTDSMPKEFKEQCRILKVPQKIRAYLFKENIHIQDLP from the coding sequence ATGACATTAGATACAAAAAATCTCAAAAATAAAAAGAATCTCCTAGCCTTCTCTGCCGGAGTCGACTCCTCAGCCCTGTTTTTTCTACTCATAGAAAACAACATCAGATTCGACATCGCTATTGTAGACTACAACATCAGAGAACAGAGTAAAAACGAGTTAGCCCATGCCAAAGCGTTGGCAAAAGAACATAAACTCTTCTGTCATACCATTCAAGCACCTATGTTTGATACACACTTTGAAAGCAAAGCACGAAAATTCCGTTATAAATTCTTTGAGTCACTCATTCAGACAGAGGGATATGACAACCTCATCACTGCCCATCAGCTTAATGACCAGCTTGAATGGCTGCTGATGCGCCTGACTAAAGGAGCAGGGGTTTCTGAGCTTATAGGGCTGGAACCTGTAACACATAGAGAGAATTATACTTTAGTCAGACCTCTCCTTGAGTACAGCAAAGATGAACTGCTTATTTATCTGAAAGAAAATAATCACCCCTATTTCATCGATGAGAGCAATATTGATGTAAAGTATGAGCGTAATCTTTTTAGAAAACAATTTTCTGATCCTCTTATAGCAAAGTATAAAGAGGGGATCAAACGCAGCTTTGATTACTTGAGAAAAGATAAAAAATCTCTTGAAAAAGATTTTGAAACAATTTTCACAGAAAAAAAGTTAAAAATCATCAAACTGCATACCATCTCTGCAAAAATCAAGGCAGCCGATCTTTCTTTAAAAGAGCTAGGCTATCTTCTTTCTGCAGCACAACGCCAGGAAATAGCTAAAGAGCAAACCCTCGTCATAGGAGGAGAGTGGGTGGTAGAAATACAAGATGATCTGCTTTATATCGCTCCCTACAGAACAGATAGTATGCCAAAAGAGTTTAAAGAGCAATGCCGTATACTGAAAGTACCGCAAAAGATCAGAGCTTACCTTTTCAAAGAGAATATACACATTCAAGATCTCCCGTAG
- the rimO gene encoding 30S ribosomal protein S12 methylthiotransferase RimO: MPSRKKLHLISLGCTKNLVDSEVMLGRLKEYEITDDNTEADVIIVNTCGFIDAAKEESINTVLNLHDERKEDSILVMSGCLSERYKEELQQDMPEIDIFTGVGDYEKIDELIASKQSTFSPEVYLATETSGRVITGSNYHAYIKIAEGCNQACSFCAIPSFKGKLHSRSLSSIEKEVRMLAEQGYYDFSFISQDSSSYGRDMDLKDGLIDLIKVVEAIEGVRSARILYLYPSTTTFELIDTIADSKIFQTYYDMPIQHIDDAVLKTMKRGFGEQKTIELLEHMKSKPNAFLRTSVIAGHPGESQRSFEKLCSFMEEFGFDRFNTFHYSNEETTTAYQMEQIPQDIINERAEILGEIAERSTLRSLEKMVGKTVELVIDGESDEHEYLLSARPLQWAVDIDGEILINDTSDLPVKYGKVYEAKVTELVGMQLLATLIKEC, from the coding sequence ATGCCGAGTCGTAAAAAACTACACCTTATCAGCCTCGGCTGCACCAAGAACCTCGTCGACAGCGAAGTGATGCTCGGGCGTCTCAAAGAGTATGAGATCACCGATGACAATACGGAAGCCGATGTCATCATCGTCAATACCTGCGGGTTCATCGATGCGGCCAAAGAAGAGAGCATCAACACGGTGCTCAACCTGCATGACGAACGAAAAGAAGACTCCATTCTTGTTATGAGCGGCTGCCTCTCCGAGCGCTACAAAGAAGAACTTCAGCAGGATATGCCCGAGATCGATATTTTCACTGGTGTGGGTGATTACGAGAAGATTGATGAGCTCATCGCTTCCAAGCAGAGTACATTCTCTCCGGAAGTCTACCTGGCGACTGAGACATCGGGAAGGGTCATTACCGGGTCGAACTACCATGCCTATATCAAAATCGCTGAAGGATGCAACCAGGCATGCTCTTTCTGCGCCATTCCGAGCTTCAAGGGCAAACTGCACTCGCGTTCACTTTCTTCCATCGAGAAAGAGGTACGCATGCTGGCAGAGCAGGGCTACTACGACTTTTCTTTCATCTCCCAGGACTCTTCTAGCTACGGGAGAGATATGGACCTCAAAGACGGGCTTATCGACCTCATCAAAGTAGTCGAAGCCATTGAGGGTGTACGATCGGCACGCATTCTGTATCTCTATCCAAGTACAACAACTTTTGAACTCATAGACACCATTGCTGACTCCAAGATCTTCCAGACCTATTACGACATGCCCATTCAGCACATCGACGATGCCGTTCTTAAAACTATGAAACGCGGTTTCGGGGAACAAAAGACCATCGAACTTCTTGAACACATGAAAAGCAAACCTAACGCTTTCCTAAGGACTTCTGTCATTGCCGGGCACCCGGGAGAGAGCCAGAGGAGCTTTGAAAAGCTCTGCAGCTTCATGGAGGAGTTCGGTTTCGACCGATTCAACACTTTCCACTACTCCAACGAAGAGACAACGACTGCCTACCAGATGGAACAGATCCCTCAGGATATCATCAACGAGAGAGCTGAGATACTTGGGGAGATCGCGGAAAGATCTACACTCAGATCGCTTGAAAAGATGGTAGGAAAAACAGTAGAACTCGTCATAGACGGAGAAAGTGATGAACACGAATACCTCCTGAGTGCAAGGCCCCTGCAGTGGGCAGTGGACATCGACGGAGAGATCCTCATCAATGATACATCCGATCTTCCTGTGAAGTATGGAAAAGTATATGAAGCAAAAGTGACGGAACTTGTTGGGATGCAGCTTTTGGCAACTTTGATTAAGGAATGCTAA
- the miaB gene encoding tRNA (N6-isopentenyl adenosine(37)-C2)-methylthiotransferase MiaB, giving the protein MKKLFIETLGCAMNVRDSEHMIAELNQKEPYELTQNVEEADLIIINTCSVREKPVAKLFSEIGVFNKYKKPGAKIGVAGCTASHLGKDIIKRAPSVDFVIGARNVSKITEVVDKKHAVEIDTDYDESTYAFGEYRTNPFKAMVNISIGCDKSCTFCIVPATRGDEISIPSDLLVQEITKAVATGAKEVMLLGQNVNNYGRRFGATEEKIDFTGLLQKISKIEGLERIRFTSPHPLHMDDAFIQEFASNPKICKQIHVPLQSGSTSLLKVMKRGYTKENFLGRCEKIRMLCPEATISTDIIVGFPGETEADFEDTMDVLEKVRFEQLFSFKYSPRPHTEAAEFEEQIDNKIAGERLTRLQTRHTEILDEIMDAQLGKVHEVYFDELKSNGRVSGRSDDGKLVFVEGSEELLGKIVDVRIIKTSRGALDGVLV; this is encoded by the coding sequence GAACTGAACCAGAAAGAACCCTACGAACTTACCCAGAATGTTGAAGAAGCAGACCTGATCATCATCAATACCTGTTCCGTCAGAGAGAAACCCGTGGCCAAACTCTTCTCCGAGATCGGTGTGTTCAACAAATATAAAAAACCCGGAGCTAAAATAGGCGTTGCAGGATGTACGGCAAGCCACCTGGGGAAAGATATCATCAAAAGAGCACCGTCAGTGGACTTTGTCATCGGTGCAAGAAATGTTTCGAAGATCACGGAGGTGGTCGATAAAAAACATGCCGTCGAGATCGATACGGATTACGACGAGAGTACCTATGCGTTCGGTGAATACAGGACCAACCCTTTCAAAGCAATGGTGAACATCTCCATCGGGTGCGACAAGTCCTGTACCTTCTGTATTGTTCCGGCGACCCGAGGCGATGAGATATCCATACCAAGCGACCTGCTGGTGCAGGAGATCACAAAAGCAGTAGCTACGGGTGCAAAAGAGGTGATGCTTTTAGGGCAGAACGTCAACAATTACGGCAGACGTTTCGGCGCAACCGAAGAGAAGATAGATTTTACCGGACTGCTTCAAAAGATATCGAAGATCGAAGGTTTGGAGCGTATCAGATTTACCTCTCCCCACCCTCTGCATATGGATGATGCCTTCATCCAAGAGTTTGCTTCCAACCCGAAGATATGCAAACAGATCCATGTGCCGCTGCAGAGCGGTTCTACTTCTCTACTCAAAGTAATGAAACGCGGTTATACCAAAGAAAATTTTCTGGGCCGCTGTGAAAAGATTCGTATGCTCTGCCCCGAAGCGACTATTTCGACAGATATCATTGTCGGTTTCCCTGGTGAGACCGAGGCGGACTTTGAAGATACAATGGATGTGTTGGAAAAAGTACGTTTTGAGCAGCTTTTTTCCTTCAAGTACTCTCCCAGACCCCATACGGAAGCGGCAGAATTTGAAGAGCAGATAGATAACAAGATCGCAGGCGAACGGCTGACACGGTTGCAGACAAGACATACGGAGATACTCGATGAGATCATGGATGCCCAGCTTGGAAAAGTACACGAAGTTTATTTTGACGAACTCAAATCTAACGGCAGGGTCTCCGGACGCAGTGATGACGGCAAGCTTGTATTTGTAGAGGGAAGTGAAGAGCTTCTTGGGAAGATCGTGGACGTCAGAATAATCAAAACATCACGTGGCGCACTTGACGGTGTATTGGTATAG
- the mraY gene encoding phospho-N-acetylmuramoyl-pentapeptide-transferase produces MLYELNNLLHMHLFGYISVRAGLAFLLAFLLVLILMPKYLAWAISKNANQPISKYVAAHAGKSKTPTMGGAVFITATVISAFIVIDLENIYVWIGLFTLIGFGLVGFKDDIGKILSGDNLEGLTPRGKMGLQIVIALISTGLLIYSGFPTEFYVPFVKTPLFDMGYFAIPFWILMFLAVTNAVNLTDGLDGLATVPSIISLVSLGVIVYITGHAIISHYLLMPHIKGVGEVLVLTTALAGALMGFLWYNCYPAEIFMGDTGSLSIGGFLAYLAILGKSEVLLILIGFVFVMETLSVILQVGSYKLRKKRIFLMAPLHHHFELKEWAENKIIVRFWMIAFITNLLALITLKIR; encoded by the coding sequence ATGCTCTATGAATTGAACAATCTGCTCCACATGCACCTTTTTGGCTATATCTCAGTACGTGCCGGTCTTGCTTTTCTTCTGGCATTTCTGCTTGTCCTGATTCTCATGCCCAAATATCTCGCCTGGGCTATTTCCAAAAATGCCAACCAGCCCATCAGCAAATATGTAGCAGCCCATGCCGGGAAAAGTAAAACCCCTACTATGGGAGGTGCTGTTTTCATTACCGCCACGGTCATTTCCGCATTCATCGTGATCGATCTGGAAAACATTTATGTATGGATAGGACTTTTTACCCTGATCGGTTTCGGACTGGTAGGCTTCAAAGACGACATCGGGAAGATCCTCTCCGGTGACAATCTTGAGGGGCTAACGCCCCGCGGGAAAATGGGTCTTCAGATCGTTATTGCCCTTATTTCTACAGGTCTGCTGATTTACTCCGGTTTCCCTACCGAATTCTACGTACCCTTCGTCAAAACACCGCTTTTTGACATGGGCTATTTCGCGATCCCTTTCTGGATACTGATGTTCCTTGCTGTTACCAACGCGGTGAACCTCACCGACGGACTTGACGGGCTGGCTACAGTGCCATCCATCATCTCTCTCGTCTCCCTCGGGGTCATTGTCTACATTACCGGTCACGCCATCATCAGCCACTACCTCCTCATGCCCCATATCAAAGGCGTAGGGGAGGTTCTTGTGCTTACTACGGCACTTGCCGGCGCATTGATGGGTTTTTTGTGGTACAACTGCTACCCTGCGGAGATATTCATGGGCGACACAGGAAGCCTCTCTATCGGCGGATTCCTCGCATACCTCGCCATCCTGGGCAAAAGTGAAGTACTTCTGATCCTCATCGGTTTCGTTTTCGTCATGGAAACCCTTTCTGTCATTCTACAGGTCGGAAGCTACAAACTACGAAAAAAACGCATTTTTTTGATGGCACCGCTGCACCATCACTTCGAACTTAAAGAATGGGCAGAGAACAAGATCATCGTCCGCTTCTGGATGATTGCCTTCATCACCAACCTACTCGCGCTCATAACGCTGAAGATCAGATAA